The DNA sequence GGCGCACATCGAGCGCATGTGCGATCTGGCGCCGGAGGACATCGTGCAGGTCGAAGGGCGCCAGCATTTCTGGCACGAAGGCCGACATGTCGGTCTGGTCGCGGCCAGCCAGTTATTGCAGCGTCCGGCCAGTCAGAACAGCGGCGACACCCTGAAAGTCGTGGTGATCCGCGAGCGCGATGCAATCTACGGCGTGGCGGTCGAGCGTTTCATCGGCGAGCGCACGCTGGTGGTGCTGCCGCTGGATGAGCGGCTGGGCAAGGTGCAGGACATTTCTGCCGGGGCCTTGCTCGACGATGGCTCGGTGGTGCTGATCGTCGATGTCGAAGACATGCTGCGTTCGGTGGACAAACTGCTCAACACCGGGCGTCTGGAGCGCATTGCGCGTCACGGCCATCAGGCCGCAGAAGCGGCGCGCAAGCGGATTCTGGTGGTCGACGACTCGCTGACCGTGCGCGAGTTGCAGCGCAAGCTGCTGCTCAATCGCGGCTACGACGTGGCCGTTGCGGTGGACGGCATGGACGGCTGGAACGCCCTGCGCTCCGAGGATTTCGATCTGCTGATCACCGACATCGACATGCCGCGCATGGACGGCATCGAACTGGTCTCGCTGCTGCGCCGGGACAACCGTCTGCAATCGCTGCCGGTGATGGTGGTGTCCTACAAGGATCGCGAGGAAGATCGCCGCCGTGGACTGGACGCCGGCGCCGACTATTATCTAGCCAAGGCCAGTTTTCATGACGACGCCCTGCTCGACGCGGTGGTTGAGCTCATCGGAGGAGCGCGGGCATGAAGATCGCAATCGTCAACGACATGCCTTTGGCGGTGGAGGCCCTGCGCCGTGCGCTGGCCTTCGAGCCGGCGCATCAGGTGGTGTGGGTCGCCGGCAACGGCGCCGAAGCGGTGCGCCTGTGCGCGGAAAACACCCCGGACCTGATCCTGATGGACCTGATCATGCCGGTGATGGATGGCGTCGAGGCCACCCGCCGGATCATGGCCGAGAGCCCGTGTGCGATCGTCATCGTCACCGTGGACCGCCAGCAGAACGTGCACCGGGTGTTCGAAGCCATGGGCCACGGCGCGCTGGACGTGGTCGACACCCCGGCCATCGGCGGTGGCAATCCTCAGGAAGCGGCAGCACCGCTGCTGCGCAAAATTCTCAATATCGGCTGGCTGATCGGCGAGAAAACCGCCCGCTCTCGTCCCGCGCCTGCGACACCGCGCAATTCCGCCTCGCGCCAGCGATTGGTGGCGATCGGCTCTTCGGCCGGCGGCCCGGCGGCGCTGGAAGTCTTGCTCAAAGGCCTGCCACGGCACTTTTCGGCGGCCATCGTGCTGGTGCAGCATGTCGATCAGGTGTTCGCCGCCGGCATGGCTGAATGGCTGGCCAGCGCCAGCGGCCTGGACGTGCGTCTGGCCCGCGAAGGCGAGCCGCCGCAGGCCGGCGCGGTGCTGCTGGCCGGCACCAATCACCATATTCGTTTGCTCAAGAACGGCACGCTGGCCTACACCGCCGAGCCGGTCAACGAGATTTACCGCCCCTCGATCGACGTGTTTTTCGAAAGCGTCGCCAACCACTGGAATGGTGACGCAGTAGGGGTTTTATTGACAGGGATGGGACGCGACGGGGCGCAAGGGCTTAAGCTCATGCGCCAACAGGGTTACCTGACCATCGCGCAGGATCAGCAAAGCAGTGCGGTGTACGGCATGCCCAAGGCTGCTGCAGCCATCGACGCGGCCGTAGAAATCCGTCCACTGGAAAAGATAGCGCCACGATTGCTGGAGGTTTTTCCCAAATGAACACGTTCCTCCGCAATCCTGGCCCCCGCAGCACTCAGGTGACCGCCCATGAATGACTTACAGATCGATGACATCAAAACCGACGAGAACGCCGCCATGGTGTTGTTGGTGGACGATCAGGCGATGATCGGCGAAGCCGTGCGCCGTGGGCTGTCGAATGAAGAGAACATCGACTTCCACTTCTGCTCAGACCCGCATCTTGCCGTGGCCCACGCGGTGCGGATCAAGCCGACGGTGATCCTGCAGGATCTGGTGATGCCCGGCCTCGACGGCCTGAGCCTGGTGCGCGAATACCGCAATCATCCGGCAACCAAGGACATTCCGATCATCGTCCTGTCGACCAAGGAAGACCCGCTGATCAAGAGCGCGGCGTTCTCGGCCGGGGCCAACGATTACCTGGTGAAGCTGCCGGACAACATCGAGCTGGTGGCGCGTATTCGCTATCACTCGCGCTCCTACATGACGTTGCTGCAACGGGACGCGGCCTACCGCGCGTTGCGGGTCAGCCAGCAGCAATTGCTCGACACCAACCTCGTCCTGCAACGCCTGATGAACTCCGACGGCCTGACCGG is a window from the Pseudomonas gozinkensis genome containing:
- a CDS encoding chemotaxis response regulator protein-glutamate methylesterase, giving the protein MKIAIVNDMPLAVEALRRALAFEPAHQVVWVAGNGAEAVRLCAENTPDLILMDLIMPVMDGVEATRRIMAESPCAIVIVTVDRQQNVHRVFEAMGHGALDVVDTPAIGGGNPQEAAAPLLRKILNIGWLIGEKTARSRPAPATPRNSASRQRLVAIGSSAGGPAALEVLLKGLPRHFSAAIVLVQHVDQVFAAGMAEWLASASGLDVRLAREGEPPQAGAVLLAGTNHHIRLLKNGTLAYTAEPVNEIYRPSIDVFFESVANHWNGDAVGVLLTGMGRDGAQGLKLMRQQGYLTIAQDQQSSAVYGMPKAAAAIDAAVEIRPLEKIAPRLLEVFPK
- a CDS encoding response regulator; the encoded protein is MNDLQIDDIKTDENAAMVLLVDDQAMIGEAVRRGLSNEENIDFHFCSDPHLAVAHAVRIKPTVILQDLVMPGLDGLSLVREYRNHPATKDIPIIVLSTKEDPLIKSAAFSAGANDYLVKLPDNIELVARIRYHSRSYMTLLQRDAAYRALRVSQQQLLDTNLVLQRLMNSDGLTGLSNRRHFDEYLELEWRRSLRDQSQLSLLMIDVDYFKSYNDTFGHVEGDEALRKVATAIREASARPSDLPARYGGEEFALVLPNTSPGGARLVAEKLRQTVAALKIPHIAPGEGSSLTISIGLATMVPESGSDCRLLISAADRGLYLAKNNGRNQVGIE